A genome region from Flavobacterium sp. includes the following:
- a CDS encoding four helix bundle protein — translation MYVFSFEKLEVWQNARMFILDIYKLTSKFPSNELFGITSQIKRSSSSIATNIAEGTSRNTNKDKAHFLTISYSSAMETLNHLIISRDLNYVSEAEYVESREKIEKICNQINSLKKYYLSKE, via the coding sequence ATGTACGTTTTTTCATTTGAGAAACTTGAAGTTTGGCAGAATGCAAGAATGTTTATTTTGGATATTTATAAATTAACTAGTAAATTTCCATCAAATGAATTATTCGGAATAACTTCCCAAATAAAAAGGAGCTCATCATCAATTGCGACTAATATTGCAGAAGGAACTTCTAGAAATACAAATAAGGATAAAGCTCATTTTTTAACGATCTCGTATTCATCAGCGATGGAAACTTTGAATCACTTAATTATTTCAAGAGATTTAAATTATGTATCCGAAGCAGAATATGTAGAATCTCGTGAAAAAATCGAAAAAATCTGTAATCAGATAAATAGTTTAAAAAAATATTATCTTTCCAAAGAATAA
- the folE gene encoding GTP cyclohydrolase I FolE: MINNEDFLDEIGDSHFSSNAKNPLRADAFDITDEEKIEKIKKDVENILQTLGMDLTDDSIKGTPNRVAKMFVKEIFGGLNPAKQPKASTFDNNYKYGEMLVEKNITVYSTCEHHLLPIIGRAHVAYISSGRVIGLSKMNRIVEYYAKRPQVQERLTMQIVQELQKALGTEDVACVIDAKHLCVNSRGIKDIESSTVTSEFGGKFKEPQTKREFLDYIKLDTHF, from the coding sequence ATTTTTTAGACGAAATAGGTGACAGTCATTTCAGCAGTAATGCAAAAAACCCTCTAAGAGCGGATGCTTTTGATATCACTGATGAAGAAAAAATAGAAAAAATTAAAAAAGATGTTGAAAACATTCTGCAAACTTTAGGAATGGATTTGACAGATGACAGCATTAAAGGAACTCCAAACCGAGTAGCTAAAATGTTTGTAAAAGAAATTTTTGGTGGTTTAAACCCTGCAAAACAGCCAAAAGCTTCTACTTTTGATAATAATTACAAATACGGTGAAATGTTAGTTGAGAAAAACATTACCGTTTATTCTACCTGCGAACATCACTTACTGCCAATTATTGGTCGCGCTCACGTTGCTTATATTTCAAGCGGAAGAGTTATTGGTTTGTCAAAAATGAACCGTATTGTTGAATATTATGCTAAAAGACCTCAGGTTCAGGAGCGTTTAACTATGCAGATTGTTCAGGAACTTCAAAAAGCTTTAGGTACAGAAGATGTTGCCTGCGTTATCGATGCAAAACACCTTTGTGTTAACTCAAGAGGTATCAAGGATATTGAAAGCAGTACAGTAACTTCTGAATTCGGAGGAAAATTCAAAGAACCTCAAACAAAAAGAGAGTTTCTTGATTATATTAAACTAGATACACACTTTTAA